In a genomic window of Pseudomonadota bacterium:
- a CDS encoding nicotinamide-nucleotide amidase produces the protein MKQTPAPPSERRLHDLACEVGDRLRDRGWQLATAESCTGGWIAKLITDRAGSSAWFDRGFVTYSNNAKCSMLDVPEEVLARQGAVSAAAVTAMVTGALRNSTAQVAVAVSGIAGPEGGTAEKPVGTVWFGWGTEAGEVLTERREFTGNRDAVRRHAAAHALQGVIQLFTDEG, from the coding sequence ATGAAGCAAACCCCCGCGCCGCCCTCAGAGCGCAGGCTCCATGATCTGGCCTGCGAGGTTGGCGACAGGCTCCGGGATCGTGGATGGCAACTGGCGACAGCCGAGTCCTGCACCGGTGGCTGGATCGCCAAACTGATCACCGATCGGGCGGGGAGTTCGGCGTGGTTCGACCGGGGTTTTGTCACCTATTCCAACAACGCCAAATGTTCGATGCTCGATGTGCCTGAAGAGGTGCTCGCGAGGCAGGGTGCGGTGAGCGCAGCAGCGGTCACGGCCATGGTGACCGGCGCACTACGCAACAGCACCGCGCAGGTGGCGGTGGCAGTGAGTGGTATCGCAGGGCCGGAGGGGGGTACGGCCGAAAAACCGGTGGGGACGGTGTGGTTTGGATGGGGAACCGAGGCCGGCGAAGTGCTGACCGAGCGCAGGGAGTTCACGGGAAACCGGGATGCCGTTCGACGACACGCGGCAGCCCATGCATTGCAGGGCGTGATCCAACTGTTCACGGATGAAGGTTGA
- the thpR gene encoding RNA 2',3'-cyclic phosphodiesterase, which yields MKVDHERLFFALWPSDAWQEACQAQATKRLPRATGRWIPQQNLHVTLAFLGAVSGTQRICLERAADQIAAEAFTLAFERLDYRSRNRIVWASTQQIPPALIRLVDQLRALLPGCGLSAESRVFTPHLTLLRKADRVETGSSAAIPPWPVTSFSLVRSQTLPSGALYETLRSWPLRSPAEH from the coding sequence ATGAAGGTTGACCACGAGAGGCTGTTCTTCGCGCTCTGGCCAAGCGATGCTTGGCAGGAAGCCTGCCAGGCACAGGCAACAAAGCGGTTGCCGCGCGCAACCGGCCGCTGGATACCGCAACAAAACCTCCATGTCACGCTGGCCTTCCTGGGTGCGGTGAGCGGCACGCAGCGGATCTGTCTGGAAAGGGCGGCCGATCAGATCGCTGCCGAGGCCTTCACACTGGCGTTCGAGAGGCTGGACTACCGGTCGCGCAACAGGATCGTTTGGGCCAGCACCCAACAGATCCCTCCCGCGCTCATCAGGCTGGTCGATCAACTGCGCGCCCTGCTGCCGGGGTGCGGGCTGAGCGCCGAGAGCAGGGTATTCACACCGCACCTCACGTTGCTGCGCAAGGCCGATCGTGTAGAGACAGGATCTTCTGCGGCGATTCCACCCTGGCCGGTGACGTCCTTTTCACTCGTGCGCTCGCAAACCCTCCCGAGCGGTGCGTTGTACGAGACCCTGCGCAGTTGGCCGCTGCGGAGCCCGGCGGAACACTGA
- a CDS encoding TetR/AcrR family transcriptional regulator, whose translation MNVRARNELGDNVATKARILDAAERLFADKGFDATSLRTITAAAAVNLAAVNYHFGSKIGLLEEVFRRRVEPLNAERLRQLDMLDEAAGSGAASVAAILRTFIEPALQVSQDPARGGMVFMRLLGRSYVEPNEHLRRFMPGLYQDIKLRYGEALGAALPQLGAEDLYWRMHFVIGTIAYAMAGTDALHLLAACPYCDPDDVDGMTERLVEFLSAGMKAEKPA comes from the coding sequence ATGAACGTGCGCGCTCGAAACGAATTGGGGGACAACGTTGCGACCAAGGCGCGTATTCTCGACGCTGCCGAAAGGCTGTTTGCGGACAAGGGTTTTGACGCCACTTCGCTGCGCACGATCACCGCCGCCGCTGCGGTCAACCTGGCGGCGGTCAATTACCATTTTGGCTCCAAAATAGGGTTGCTGGAGGAGGTCTTTCGGCGCCGTGTCGAACCGCTGAATGCGGAGCGACTGCGGCAGCTCGACATGCTGGATGAAGCCGCGGGTTCGGGGGCTGCGTCTGTCGCCGCCATTTTGCGTACCTTTATCGAACCCGCTCTCCAGGTGAGCCAGGATCCCGCGCGCGGCGGTATGGTGTTCATGCGTCTCCTGGGACGCTCCTACGTGGAACCCAACGAGCATCTCCGACGTTTCATGCCGGGTCTCTATCAGGACATCAAGCTGCGGTACGGTGAGGCGCTGGGCGCGGCACTGCCGCAGCTGGGTGCCGAAGATCTCTATTGGCGGATGCATTTCGTGATCGGCACCATTGCCTACGCCATGGCGGGAACCGATGCACTACACCTGCTCGCGGCCTGCCCCTACTGTGATCCGGACGATGTGGATGGCATGACCGAGCGGCTGGTCGAATTTCTCTCGGCGGGTATGAAAGCCGAGAAACCCGCATAG